The Mercurialis annua linkage group LG8, ddMerAnnu1.2, whole genome shotgun sequence genome window below encodes:
- the LOC126661264 gene encoding uncharacterized protein LOC126661264 isoform X2 has product MDDVCGGTVVESCIETVVGDFVVSGESAKSQVIERVGAAEGGSCNGEEVMVAATGSDGHVDGVRIPDSGDGGCGGNSSQGGPNERDSEKDWKDLGVGGQSGDSDLVALDLGTGNEAGKSSVFPEFNEGKLEEGATAIMEISDVGNGTAECSTPRGVEGGDESDVRVGSAVEGSISGDIQAVDEKMEIVAEEGSLEGELEKEDVITREIKPSENETQDQRVKLENGVGGSSAVVDSLVGETQISIAAENSELAETATNQPKEINGNGGNALQVLETQKVGVLHDEVWNPGIEITDAAASSAVVEDLRADTQIIEKESAVSNPKVEEALEEIHNDNLVSTEKDSIADATFKSLDGQTQVAVDGEIASMDNEDIGSPNIEDLQFSQQPTQVVGGDIMGTEDKLHLNSETDILISTGCSDQRQSHTYARVHSDVGSKRAEQASDAEQGKLETYYDSTINQSRICSDLTTSCQPAQSNEGAYMDEKVQLHPNCKGSVHVQLDGTLSSSRDNQHLKTGTEYQETNTQNASASADAPQIGLHEEQEIEAEEHDSEFEQQKTTDRKSAKQAALNSGDTVKAIQARYQFPLDDEGEYGVSDLVWGKVRSHPWWPGQIFDPSDASEKAMKYHKRDCFLVSYFGDRTFAWNDASLLKPFRSHFSQVEKQSNSDTFHNAVDCALEEVSRRIEFGMACPCIPGDTYEKLKFQIVENAGIRQELRVIESVDKSLRADLFESAKIVDYIKALAQSPAGGADRLELTIATSQLLSFYRLKGYSQLPEYQSCGGLLETSDTLHSEDATPDNKYDGQSSSAQETLQTRRSSYHKRKHNLTDTNHHRKKEKNVSESMGDPWDSVDDEFDPDWKANSKVISPSSGKKRRVSDSFPDDSSMVEGRKTISLAKVSTPTLPKPSFKIGDCLRRVASQMTGSPSIMKSNSQKPDGGVDSRVVEGSDAAVQQSEDPDTRRINDPEYSSLDELLSQLQLAALDPLKGYNFLTVIVSFFSDFRNTVIMEKHDKVGGKRRQDSRILGSPETFEFEDMNDTYWTDRVIENGSEEQPPRKSRKRENQIRSDDLDKPSKRSNSRKRYSDGNGGLLAEKPVTYIDENAPAELVMHFPVVDSVPSEMSLNKIFKRFGPLREYETETDKDTNRARVVFKKYSDAEAAYGSAPKFNIFGSTLVNYQLNNTISVPFKTQPVATFLGVEDESLFLQF; this is encoded by the exons ATGGATGATGTTTGTGGTGGCACTGTTGTAGAATCTTGTATAGAGACAGTGGTAGGTGATTTTGTAGTGAGTGGGGAGAGTGCGAAATCCCAAGTTATTGAGAGAGTTGGGGCAGCAGAAGGTGGGTCTTGTAATGGGGAGGAAGTTATGGTTGCGGCTACGGGTTCTGATGGACATGTGGATGGTGTTCGTATTCCTGATTCCGGGGATGGTGGCTGTGGGGGAAATTCTAGTCAGGGTGGTCCGAATGAGCGGGATTCAGAGAAAGATTGGAAGGATTTAGGTGTTGGAGGCCAGTCTGGCGATTCTGATTTGGTGGCGTTGGATTTGGGAACTGGTAATGAGGCTGGGAAGTCTTCTGTTTTTCCAGAATTTAATGAAGGGAAATTGGAGGAGGGTGCGACAGCAATTATGGAGATTAGTGATGTTGGTAATGGCACTGCTGAATGTAGTACCCCCCGGGGAGTTGAGGGTGGGGATGAGTCGGACGTAAGAGTTGGAAGTGCAGTTGAAGGTTCCATTAGTGGTGACATCCAGGCTGTGGATGAAAAAATGGAAATAGTTGCGGAGGAAGGAAGTTTGGAGGGAGAATTGGAGAAGGAGGATGTAATTACTCGGGAAATTAAGCCATCAGAGAATGAAACACAGGATCAAAGAGTTAAACTTGAAAACGGTGTAGGAGGTTCTTCAGCAGTTGTTGATTCTTTAGTAGGTGAAACACAGATTTCTATTGCTGCAGAGAATTCTGAACTGGCTGAGACGGCTACTAATCAGCCTAAGGAAATAAATGGCAATGGTGGGAATGCCCTTCAGGTGTTGGAGACACAAAAGGTTGGTGTTTTGCATGATGAAGTTTGGAATCCAGGAATTGAAATTACTGATGCAGCAGCGTCTTCAGCTGTGGTGGAAGATTTACGTGCAGATACCCAAATTATTGAAAAGGAATCTGCAGTTtcaaatccaaaagttgaaGAAGCTTTGGAGGAGATTCACAATGATAATTTGGTTTCAACGGAAAAGGATAGCATTGCTGATGCAACCTTCAAATCCTTAGATGGGCAAACACAAGTTGCTGTCGATGGAGAAATTGCATCAATGGACAATGAAGATATTGGGAGTCCTAACATTGAAG ATTTGCAATTTTCACAACAGCCAACTCAGGTAGTTGGAGGTGACATAATGGGCACAGAGGACAAGTTGCATCTGAATTCTGAAACAGATATATTAATATCTACAGGCTGCTCAGACCAGAGACAGTCTCATACTTATGCTCGGGTTCATTCGGATGTAGGATCAAAAAGAGCCGAGCAAGCTAGTGATGCTGAGCAAGGTAAGCTTGAGACTTATTATGATAGTACTATCAATCAAAGCAGGATATGTTCAGATTTGACAACTTCATGTCAGCCTGCTCAAAGTAACGAAGGTGCATATATGGATGAGAAGGTTCAATTACATCCTAATTGTAAGGGTTCAGTTCACGTGCAGTTGGATGGGACATTATCTTCCTCGAGGGATAATCAGCACTTAAAGACAGGGACGGAGTATCAGGAAACAAATACCCAAAATGCGTCAGCCAGTGCAGATGCCCCTCAGATTGGCTTGCACGAAGAGCAAGAAATTGAAGCTGAAGAACATGACTCTGAATTTGAACAGCAAAAAACCACCGATCGTAAATCTGCTAAACAAGCAGCTCTAAACTCGGGAGATACAGTAAAAGCAATTCAAGCTAGGTATCAGTTCCCACTTGATGATGAAGGTGAATACGGTGTATCTGATTTAGTCTGGGGTAAAGTGAGGAGCCATCCATGGTGGCCTGGACAGATTTTTGATCCTTCAGATGCCTCTGAGAAAGCAATGAAGTATCATAAAAGGGACTGCTTTTTGGTATCATATTTTGGGGATCGAACATTTGCATGGAACGATGCATCCCTGCTAAAACCTTTCAGGTCACACTTCTCCCAGGTTGAGAAGCAGAGCAATTCAGACACATTTCATAATGCTGTTGACTGTGCTTTGGAAGAAGTCTCAAGAAGGATAGAGTTTGGAATGGCTTGCCCATGCATTCCAGGGGACACATATGAGAAACTTAAATTTCAGATAGTGGAAAACGCCGGAATCCGACAAGAATTACGTGTAATTGAGAGTGTGGACAAATCCTTGAGGGCTGATTTATTTGAATCTGCTAAGATCGTGGATTATATAAAAGCATTAGCACAATCTCCAGCTGGTGGGGCTGATCGCCTGGAGCTTACAATTGCTACGTCTCAATTGCTTTCATTTTATCGCTTGAAGGGTTATTCTCAACTGCCTGAATATCAATCTTGTGGCGGGTTGTTAGAGACTTCGGACACTTTACACTCTGAGGATGCTACTCCTGATAACAAGTATGATGGGCAAAGTTCATCTGCTCAGGAGACGTTACAGACTCGAAGAAGTTCCTACCACAAGCGTAAACATAATTTAACGGATACTAACCACCAtaggaagaaagagaaaaatgtGTCTGAATCAATGGGTGACCCATGGGACTCTGTAGATGATGAATTTGATCCTGATTGGAAAGCTAACAGTAAAGTAATATCACCATCTTCTGGGAAGAAGAGGAGGGTCTCTGATTCATTTCCTGATGACTCGTCTATGGTTGAAGGTAGGAAAACTATCTCTCTAGCAAAAGTGTCCACGCCTACTCTTCCTAAGCCTTCCTTCAAGATTGGTGACTGCCTTCGTAGAGTTGCTAGCCAGATGACTGGGTCCCCCTCTATAATGAAATCTAATAGCCAGAAGCCAGATGGAGGCGTTGATTCACGTGTTGTTGAAGGATCTGATGCCGCGGTTCAGCAATCTGAGGATCCTGACACGAGGAGAATAAATGATCCAGAATACTCGTCGTTAGATGAACTACTATCACAGCTTCAGTTGGCAGCTCTAGATCCCTTGAAAGGATATAATTTCTTGACTGTCATTGTTAGCTTTTTCTCTGATTTCCGAAACACAGTGATTATGGAGAAGCATGATAAAGTAGGTGGTAAAAGGAGACAAGATTCCCGTATACTTGGTTCACCTGAAACATTTGAGTTTGAGGATATGAATGATACTTATTGGACAGACCGTGTTATTGAAAATGGTTCAGAAGAGCAGCCACCGCGTAAAAGTAGAAAAAGAGAGAATCAGATTAGGTCCGATGACCTGGATAAGCCTTCTAAAAGATCAAATTCTAGGAAGCGTTATTCTGATGGAAATGGTGGTCTGTTAGCAGAGAAACCAGTTACTTATATAGATGAGAATGCACCAGCAGAATTAGTAATGCATTTCCCCGTGGTGGATTCTGTTCCTTCAGAAATGAGCCTCAATAAGATATTCAAGCGTTTCGGTCCTTTAAGAGAATATGAGACGGAAACAGATAAGGATACCAACCGCGCCAGAGTTGTTTTCAAAAAGTATTCTGATGCAGAAGCTGCTTATGGGAGTGCGCCAAAGTTCAACATTTTTGGTTCAACTCTTGTAAATTACCAGCTCAATAATACTATATCTGTGCCATTTAAAACTCAACCAGTGGCCACGTTCTTAGGAGTGGAAGATGAATCACTTTTTCTACAGTTTTGA
- the LOC126661264 gene encoding uncharacterized protein LOC126661264 isoform X3, whose translation MDDVCGGTVVESCIETVVGDFVVSGESAKSQVIERVGAAEGGSCNGEEVMVAATGSDGHVDGVRIPDSGDGGCGGNSSQGGPNERDSEKDWKDLGVGGQSGDSDLVALDLGTGNEAGKSSVFPEFNEGKLEEGATAIMEISDVGNGTAECSTPRGVEGGDESDVRVGSAVEGSISGDIQAVDEKMEIVAEEGSLEGELEKEDVITREIKPSENETQDQRVKLENGVGGSSAVVDSLVGETQISIAAENSELAETATNQPKEINGNGGNALQVLETQKVGVLHDEVWNPGIEITDAAASSAVVEDLRADTQIIEKESAVSNPKVEEALEEIHNDNLVSTEKDSIADATFKSLDGQTQVAVDGEIASMDNEDIGSPNIEGMGTDIFNENFCFSVEELQATFETANGSTENHYDAFADLQFSQQPTQVVGGDIMGTEDKLHLNSETDILISTGCSDQRQSHTYARVHSDVGSKRAEQASDAEQVHVQLDGTLSSSRDNQHLKTGTEYQETNTQNASASADAPQIGLHEEQEIEAEEHDSEFEQQKTTDRKSAKQAALNSGDTVKAIQARYQFPLDDEGEYGVSDLVWGKVRSHPWWPGQIFDPSDASEKAMKYHKRDCFLVSYFGDRTFAWNDASLLKPFRSHFSQVEKQSNSDTFHNAVDCALEEVSRRIEFGMACPCIPGDTYEKLKFQIVENAGIRQELRVIESVDKSLRADLFESAKIVDYIKALAQSPAGGADRLELTIATSQLLSFYRLKGYSQLPEYQSCGGLLETSDTLHSEDATPDNKYDGQSSSAQETLQTRRSSYHKRKHNLTDTNHHRKKEKNVSESMGDPWDSVDDEFDPDWKANSKVISPSSGKKRRVSDSFPDDSSMVEGRKTISLAKVSTPTLPKPSFKIGDCLRRVASQMTGSPSIMKSNSQKPDGGVDSRVVEGSDAAVQQSEDPDTRRINDPEYSSLDELLSQLQLAALDPLKGYNFLTVIVSFFSDFRNTVIMEKHDKVGGKRRQDSRILGSPETFEFEDMNDTYWTDRVIENGSEEQPPRKSRKRENQIRSDDLDKPSKRSNSRKRYSDGNGGLLAEKPVTYIDENAPAELVMHFPVVDSVPSEMSLNKIFKRFGPLREYETETDKDTNRARVVFKKYSDAEAAYGSAPKFNIFGSTLVNYQLNNTISVPFKTQPVATFLGVEDESLFLQF comes from the exons ATGGATGATGTTTGTGGTGGCACTGTTGTAGAATCTTGTATAGAGACAGTGGTAGGTGATTTTGTAGTGAGTGGGGAGAGTGCGAAATCCCAAGTTATTGAGAGAGTTGGGGCAGCAGAAGGTGGGTCTTGTAATGGGGAGGAAGTTATGGTTGCGGCTACGGGTTCTGATGGACATGTGGATGGTGTTCGTATTCCTGATTCCGGGGATGGTGGCTGTGGGGGAAATTCTAGTCAGGGTGGTCCGAATGAGCGGGATTCAGAGAAAGATTGGAAGGATTTAGGTGTTGGAGGCCAGTCTGGCGATTCTGATTTGGTGGCGTTGGATTTGGGAACTGGTAATGAGGCTGGGAAGTCTTCTGTTTTTCCAGAATTTAATGAAGGGAAATTGGAGGAGGGTGCGACAGCAATTATGGAGATTAGTGATGTTGGTAATGGCACTGCTGAATGTAGTACCCCCCGGGGAGTTGAGGGTGGGGATGAGTCGGACGTAAGAGTTGGAAGTGCAGTTGAAGGTTCCATTAGTGGTGACATCCAGGCTGTGGATGAAAAAATGGAAATAGTTGCGGAGGAAGGAAGTTTGGAGGGAGAATTGGAGAAGGAGGATGTAATTACTCGGGAAATTAAGCCATCAGAGAATGAAACACAGGATCAAAGAGTTAAACTTGAAAACGGTGTAGGAGGTTCTTCAGCAGTTGTTGATTCTTTAGTAGGTGAAACACAGATTTCTATTGCTGCAGAGAATTCTGAACTGGCTGAGACGGCTACTAATCAGCCTAAGGAAATAAATGGCAATGGTGGGAATGCCCTTCAGGTGTTGGAGACACAAAAGGTTGGTGTTTTGCATGATGAAGTTTGGAATCCAGGAATTGAAATTACTGATGCAGCAGCGTCTTCAGCTGTGGTGGAAGATTTACGTGCAGATACCCAAATTATTGAAAAGGAATCTGCAGTTtcaaatccaaaagttgaaGAAGCTTTGGAGGAGATTCACAATGATAATTTGGTTTCAACGGAAAAGGATAGCATTGCTGATGCAACCTTCAAATCCTTAGATGGGCAAACACAAGTTGCTGTCGATGGAGAAATTGCATCAATGGACAATGAAGATATTGGGAGTCCTAACATTGAAGGTATGGGCACtgatatttttaatgaaaatttttgtttttcagtGGAAGAACTGCAGGCAACATTTGAGACAGCCAACGGAAGCACTGAAAATCACTATGATGCATTTGCAGATTTGCAATTTTCACAACAGCCAACTCAGGTAGTTGGAGGTGACATAATGGGCACAGAGGACAAGTTGCATCTGAATTCTGAAACAGATATATTAATATCTACAGGCTGCTCAGACCAGAGACAGTCTCATACTTATGCTCGGGTTCATTCGGATGTAGGATCAAAAAGAGCCGAGCAAGCTAGTGATGCTGAGCAAG TTCACGTGCAGTTGGATGGGACATTATCTTCCTCGAGGGATAATCAGCACTTAAAGACAGGGACGGAGTATCAGGAAACAAATACCCAAAATGCGTCAGCCAGTGCAGATGCCCCTCAGATTGGCTTGCACGAAGAGCAAGAAATTGAAGCTGAAGAACATGACTCTGAATTTGAACAGCAAAAAACCACCGATCGTAAATCTGCTAAACAAGCAGCTCTAAACTCGGGAGATACAGTAAAAGCAATTCAAGCTAGGTATCAGTTCCCACTTGATGATGAAGGTGAATACGGTGTATCTGATTTAGTCTGGGGTAAAGTGAGGAGCCATCCATGGTGGCCTGGACAGATTTTTGATCCTTCAGATGCCTCTGAGAAAGCAATGAAGTATCATAAAAGGGACTGCTTTTTGGTATCATATTTTGGGGATCGAACATTTGCATGGAACGATGCATCCCTGCTAAAACCTTTCAGGTCACACTTCTCCCAGGTTGAGAAGCAGAGCAATTCAGACACATTTCATAATGCTGTTGACTGTGCTTTGGAAGAAGTCTCAAGAAGGATAGAGTTTGGAATGGCTTGCCCATGCATTCCAGGGGACACATATGAGAAACTTAAATTTCAGATAGTGGAAAACGCCGGAATCCGACAAGAATTACGTGTAATTGAGAGTGTGGACAAATCCTTGAGGGCTGATTTATTTGAATCTGCTAAGATCGTGGATTATATAAAAGCATTAGCACAATCTCCAGCTGGTGGGGCTGATCGCCTGGAGCTTACAATTGCTACGTCTCAATTGCTTTCATTTTATCGCTTGAAGGGTTATTCTCAACTGCCTGAATATCAATCTTGTGGCGGGTTGTTAGAGACTTCGGACACTTTACACTCTGAGGATGCTACTCCTGATAACAAGTATGATGGGCAAAGTTCATCTGCTCAGGAGACGTTACAGACTCGAAGAAGTTCCTACCACAAGCGTAAACATAATTTAACGGATACTAACCACCAtaggaagaaagagaaaaatgtGTCTGAATCAATGGGTGACCCATGGGACTCTGTAGATGATGAATTTGATCCTGATTGGAAAGCTAACAGTAAAGTAATATCACCATCTTCTGGGAAGAAGAGGAGGGTCTCTGATTCATTTCCTGATGACTCGTCTATGGTTGAAGGTAGGAAAACTATCTCTCTAGCAAAAGTGTCCACGCCTACTCTTCCTAAGCCTTCCTTCAAGATTGGTGACTGCCTTCGTAGAGTTGCTAGCCAGATGACTGGGTCCCCCTCTATAATGAAATCTAATAGCCAGAAGCCAGATGGAGGCGTTGATTCACGTGTTGTTGAAGGATCTGATGCCGCGGTTCAGCAATCTGAGGATCCTGACACGAGGAGAATAAATGATCCAGAATACTCGTCGTTAGATGAACTACTATCACAGCTTCAGTTGGCAGCTCTAGATCCCTTGAAAGGATATAATTTCTTGACTGTCATTGTTAGCTTTTTCTCTGATTTCCGAAACACAGTGATTATGGAGAAGCATGATAAAGTAGGTGGTAAAAGGAGACAAGATTCCCGTATACTTGGTTCACCTGAAACATTTGAGTTTGAGGATATGAATGATACTTATTGGACAGACCGTGTTATTGAAAATGGTTCAGAAGAGCAGCCACCGCGTAAAAGTAGAAAAAGAGAGAATCAGATTAGGTCCGATGACCTGGATAAGCCTTCTAAAAGATCAAATTCTAGGAAGCGTTATTCTGATGGAAATGGTGGTCTGTTAGCAGAGAAACCAGTTACTTATATAGATGAGAATGCACCAGCAGAATTAGTAATGCATTTCCCCGTGGTGGATTCTGTTCCTTCAGAAATGAGCCTCAATAAGATATTCAAGCGTTTCGGTCCTTTAAGAGAATATGAGACGGAAACAGATAAGGATACCAACCGCGCCAGAGTTGTTTTCAAAAAGTATTCTGATGCAGAAGCTGCTTATGGGAGTGCGCCAAAGTTCAACATTTTTGGTTCAACTCTTGTAAATTACCAGCTCAATAATACTATATCTGTGCCATTTAAAACTCAACCAGTGGCCACGTTCTTAGGAGTGGAAGATGAATCACTTTTTCTACAGTTTTGA
- the LOC126661264 gene encoding uncharacterized protein LOC126661264 isoform X1, producing MDDVCGGTVVESCIETVVGDFVVSGESAKSQVIERVGAAEGGSCNGEEVMVAATGSDGHVDGVRIPDSGDGGCGGNSSQGGPNERDSEKDWKDLGVGGQSGDSDLVALDLGTGNEAGKSSVFPEFNEGKLEEGATAIMEISDVGNGTAECSTPRGVEGGDESDVRVGSAVEGSISGDIQAVDEKMEIVAEEGSLEGELEKEDVITREIKPSENETQDQRVKLENGVGGSSAVVDSLVGETQISIAAENSELAETATNQPKEINGNGGNALQVLETQKVGVLHDEVWNPGIEITDAAASSAVVEDLRADTQIIEKESAVSNPKVEEALEEIHNDNLVSTEKDSIADATFKSLDGQTQVAVDGEIASMDNEDIGSPNIEGMGTDIFNENFCFSVEELQATFETANGSTENHYDAFADLQFSQQPTQVVGGDIMGTEDKLHLNSETDILISTGCSDQRQSHTYARVHSDVGSKRAEQASDAEQGKLETYYDSTINQSRICSDLTTSCQPAQSNEGAYMDEKVQLHPNCKGSVHVQLDGTLSSSRDNQHLKTGTEYQETNTQNASASADAPQIGLHEEQEIEAEEHDSEFEQQKTTDRKSAKQAALNSGDTVKAIQARYQFPLDDEGEYGVSDLVWGKVRSHPWWPGQIFDPSDASEKAMKYHKRDCFLVSYFGDRTFAWNDASLLKPFRSHFSQVEKQSNSDTFHNAVDCALEEVSRRIEFGMACPCIPGDTYEKLKFQIVENAGIRQELRVIESVDKSLRADLFESAKIVDYIKALAQSPAGGADRLELTIATSQLLSFYRLKGYSQLPEYQSCGGLLETSDTLHSEDATPDNKYDGQSSSAQETLQTRRSSYHKRKHNLTDTNHHRKKEKNVSESMGDPWDSVDDEFDPDWKANSKVISPSSGKKRRVSDSFPDDSSMVEGRKTISLAKVSTPTLPKPSFKIGDCLRRVASQMTGSPSIMKSNSQKPDGGVDSRVVEGSDAAVQQSEDPDTRRINDPEYSSLDELLSQLQLAALDPLKGYNFLTVIVSFFSDFRNTVIMEKHDKVGGKRRQDSRILGSPETFEFEDMNDTYWTDRVIENGSEEQPPRKSRKRENQIRSDDLDKPSKRSNSRKRYSDGNGGLLAEKPVTYIDENAPAELVMHFPVVDSVPSEMSLNKIFKRFGPLREYETETDKDTNRARVVFKKYSDAEAAYGSAPKFNIFGSTLVNYQLNNTISVPFKTQPVATFLGVEDESLFLQF from the coding sequence ATGGATGATGTTTGTGGTGGCACTGTTGTAGAATCTTGTATAGAGACAGTGGTAGGTGATTTTGTAGTGAGTGGGGAGAGTGCGAAATCCCAAGTTATTGAGAGAGTTGGGGCAGCAGAAGGTGGGTCTTGTAATGGGGAGGAAGTTATGGTTGCGGCTACGGGTTCTGATGGACATGTGGATGGTGTTCGTATTCCTGATTCCGGGGATGGTGGCTGTGGGGGAAATTCTAGTCAGGGTGGTCCGAATGAGCGGGATTCAGAGAAAGATTGGAAGGATTTAGGTGTTGGAGGCCAGTCTGGCGATTCTGATTTGGTGGCGTTGGATTTGGGAACTGGTAATGAGGCTGGGAAGTCTTCTGTTTTTCCAGAATTTAATGAAGGGAAATTGGAGGAGGGTGCGACAGCAATTATGGAGATTAGTGATGTTGGTAATGGCACTGCTGAATGTAGTACCCCCCGGGGAGTTGAGGGTGGGGATGAGTCGGACGTAAGAGTTGGAAGTGCAGTTGAAGGTTCCATTAGTGGTGACATCCAGGCTGTGGATGAAAAAATGGAAATAGTTGCGGAGGAAGGAAGTTTGGAGGGAGAATTGGAGAAGGAGGATGTAATTACTCGGGAAATTAAGCCATCAGAGAATGAAACACAGGATCAAAGAGTTAAACTTGAAAACGGTGTAGGAGGTTCTTCAGCAGTTGTTGATTCTTTAGTAGGTGAAACACAGATTTCTATTGCTGCAGAGAATTCTGAACTGGCTGAGACGGCTACTAATCAGCCTAAGGAAATAAATGGCAATGGTGGGAATGCCCTTCAGGTGTTGGAGACACAAAAGGTTGGTGTTTTGCATGATGAAGTTTGGAATCCAGGAATTGAAATTACTGATGCAGCAGCGTCTTCAGCTGTGGTGGAAGATTTACGTGCAGATACCCAAATTATTGAAAAGGAATCTGCAGTTtcaaatccaaaagttgaaGAAGCTTTGGAGGAGATTCACAATGATAATTTGGTTTCAACGGAAAAGGATAGCATTGCTGATGCAACCTTCAAATCCTTAGATGGGCAAACACAAGTTGCTGTCGATGGAGAAATTGCATCAATGGACAATGAAGATATTGGGAGTCCTAACATTGAAGGTATGGGCACtgatatttttaatgaaaatttttgtttttcagtGGAAGAACTGCAGGCAACATTTGAGACAGCCAACGGAAGCACTGAAAATCACTATGATGCATTTGCAGATTTGCAATTTTCACAACAGCCAACTCAGGTAGTTGGAGGTGACATAATGGGCACAGAGGACAAGTTGCATCTGAATTCTGAAACAGATATATTAATATCTACAGGCTGCTCAGACCAGAGACAGTCTCATACTTATGCTCGGGTTCATTCGGATGTAGGATCAAAAAGAGCCGAGCAAGCTAGTGATGCTGAGCAAGGTAAGCTTGAGACTTATTATGATAGTACTATCAATCAAAGCAGGATATGTTCAGATTTGACAACTTCATGTCAGCCTGCTCAAAGTAACGAAGGTGCATATATGGATGAGAAGGTTCAATTACATCCTAATTGTAAGGGTTCAGTTCACGTGCAGTTGGATGGGACATTATCTTCCTCGAGGGATAATCAGCACTTAAAGACAGGGACGGAGTATCAGGAAACAAATACCCAAAATGCGTCAGCCAGTGCAGATGCCCCTCAGATTGGCTTGCACGAAGAGCAAGAAATTGAAGCTGAAGAACATGACTCTGAATTTGAACAGCAAAAAACCACCGATCGTAAATCTGCTAAACAAGCAGCTCTAAACTCGGGAGATACAGTAAAAGCAATTCAAGCTAGGTATCAGTTCCCACTTGATGATGAAGGTGAATACGGTGTATCTGATTTAGTCTGGGGTAAAGTGAGGAGCCATCCATGGTGGCCTGGACAGATTTTTGATCCTTCAGATGCCTCTGAGAAAGCAATGAAGTATCATAAAAGGGACTGCTTTTTGGTATCATATTTTGGGGATCGAACATTTGCATGGAACGATGCATCCCTGCTAAAACCTTTCAGGTCACACTTCTCCCAGGTTGAGAAGCAGAGCAATTCAGACACATTTCATAATGCTGTTGACTGTGCTTTGGAAGAAGTCTCAAGAAGGATAGAGTTTGGAATGGCTTGCCCATGCATTCCAGGGGACACATATGAGAAACTTAAATTTCAGATAGTGGAAAACGCCGGAATCCGACAAGAATTACGTGTAATTGAGAGTGTGGACAAATCCTTGAGGGCTGATTTATTTGAATCTGCTAAGATCGTGGATTATATAAAAGCATTAGCACAATCTCCAGCTGGTGGGGCTGATCGCCTGGAGCTTACAATTGCTACGTCTCAATTGCTTTCATTTTATCGCTTGAAGGGTTATTCTCAACTGCCTGAATATCAATCTTGTGGCGGGTTGTTAGAGACTTCGGACACTTTACACTCTGAGGATGCTACTCCTGATAACAAGTATGATGGGCAAAGTTCATCTGCTCAGGAGACGTTACAGACTCGAAGAAGTTCCTACCACAAGCGTAAACATAATTTAACGGATACTAACCACCAtaggaagaaagagaaaaatgtGTCTGAATCAATGGGTGACCCATGGGACTCTGTAGATGATGAATTTGATCCTGATTGGAAAGCTAACAGTAAAGTAATATCACCATCTTCTGGGAAGAAGAGGAGGGTCTCTGATTCATTTCCTGATGACTCGTCTATGGTTGAAGGTAGGAAAACTATCTCTCTAGCAAAAGTGTCCACGCCTACTCTTCCTAAGCCTTCCTTCAAGATTGGTGACTGCCTTCGTAGAGTTGCTAGCCAGATGACTGGGTCCCCCTCTATAATGAAATCTAATAGCCAGAAGCCAGATGGAGGCGTTGATTCACGTGTTGTTGAAGGATCTGATGCCGCGGTTCAGCAATCTGAGGATCCTGACACGAGGAGAATAAATGATCCAGAATACTCGTCGTTAGATGAACTACTATCACAGCTTCAGTTGGCAGCTCTAGATCCCTTGAAAGGATATAATTTCTTGACTGTCATTGTTAGCTTTTTCTCTGATTTCCGAAACACAGTGATTATGGAGAAGCATGATAAAGTAGGTGGTAAAAGGAGACAAGATTCCCGTATACTTGGTTCACCTGAAACATTTGAGTTTGAGGATATGAATGATACTTATTGGACAGACCGTGTTATTGAAAATGGTTCAGAAGAGCAGCCACCGCGTAAAAGTAGAAAAAGAGAGAATCAGATTAGGTCCGATGACCTGGATAAGCCTTCTAAAAGATCAAATTCTAGGAAGCGTTATTCTGATGGAAATGGTGGTCTGTTAGCAGAGAAACCAGTTACTTATATAGATGAGAATGCACCAGCAGAATTAGTAATGCATTTCCCCGTGGTGGATTCTGTTCCTTCAGAAATGAGCCTCAATAAGATATTCAAGCGTTTCGGTCCTTTAAGAGAATATGAGACGGAAACAGATAAGGATACCAACCGCGCCAGAGTTGTTTTCAAAAAGTATTCTGATGCAGAAGCTGCTTATGGGAGTGCGCCAAAGTTCAACATTTTTGGTTCAACTCTTGTAAATTACCAGCTCAATAATACTATATCTGTGCCATTTAAAACTCAACCAGTGGCCACGTTCTTAGGAGTGGAAGATGAATCACTTTTTCTACAGTTTTGA